One segment of Thermosynechococcus sp. HN-54 DNA contains the following:
- the trmD gene encoding tRNA (guanosine(37)-N1)-methyltransferase TrmD, with the protein MRFDIITLFPEFFTSPLSSGLMAKALARGIAEVVLTNPRQFSTDKHQRVDDEPYGGGVGMVMKPEPLFAAVESLPCLPRREVIYVTPQGQPLTQQHLWHWSRERDQLVILCGHYEGVDERVVEHLVTQEISIGDFVLTCGEIPALVILNGVLRLLPGTVGKAASLHQESFEDDLLDYPHYTRPAEFQGWTVPSVLLSGHHGEIAAWRRAQQIERTRQRRPDLYARWVARQAQKPSENGSEPLH; encoded by the coding sequence ATGCGTTTTGACATTATTACCCTCTTTCCCGAGTTCTTTACCTCACCCCTCAGCAGCGGGTTAATGGCCAAAGCCTTGGCACGGGGCATTGCTGAGGTCGTGCTGACGAATCCGCGGCAGTTTAGTACTGATAAGCACCAGCGCGTGGATGATGAACCCTATGGCGGTGGCGTGGGGATGGTGATGAAACCCGAACCCCTCTTTGCTGCGGTAGAATCGTTGCCCTGCTTACCGCGGCGGGAAGTTATCTATGTCACCCCCCAAGGGCAACCCCTCACCCAGCAGCACCTCTGGCACTGGTCGCGGGAACGGGATCAACTGGTGATTCTTTGTGGCCACTATGAGGGAGTGGATGAACGAGTGGTGGAACATTTGGTGACCCAAGAAATCTCCATTGGCGATTTTGTCCTGACTTGTGGTGAAATTCCTGCCCTTGTGATTCTCAATGGTGTGCTGCGACTGTTGCCGGGCACCGTGGGCAAAGCGGCCTCCCTCCACCAAGAGAGCTTTGAAGACGACTTGCTGGATTATCCCCATTACACTCGACCTGCAGAATTTCAGGGTTGGACCGTACCATCCGTCTTGCTCTCTGGTCACCATGGGGAAATTGCCGCATGGCGGCGGGCACAGCAAATTGAACGCACTCGCCAACGCCGCCCCGATCTGTATGCTCGATGGGTAGCTCGACAAGCACAGAAACCCTCCGAGAATGGTTCAGAACCATTACACTGA
- a CDS encoding transposase, with protein MKVRYQYRIYPTPGQQSKLARLFGCCRVVWNDALALIKSIPKGEKWPSNTELQKLCITHAKQTKERHWLAEVSNIPLQQSIRDLAAALKNFFESRKGKQVGFPRFKKKTNEQSARFTRGGFAIKGKKVYLAKIGEVKTKWSRPLPSEPSSVTVIKDCAGRYFLSFVVEIEPVHIEPKNQGVGVDLGLETLATLSTGEKVKAPDTSALDRKIRKGKRKLARAVKGSKRRERLRMAIARMESKQRHIRKDFNQKLATRLVRDNSVVVLEDLNVSGMMKNRQLARAIRRAGWRQIRTMCEAKGKMIADREVRVINRWEPTSQVCSCCGYRWGKLDLSIRSVVCLNCGAEHDRDENASKNIEAAGRCRPEWANAKQCKTSMEAVACLPTHQEPAECWQTGNPRP; from the coding sequence GTGAAAGTCCGATACCAGTACAGAATCTACCCAACTCCGGGGCAACAGTCCAAACTTGCTCGGCTGTTCGGTTGTTGTCGTGTCGTCTGGAATGATGCATTAGCATTAATCAAATCAATCCCAAAGGGCGAGAAGTGGCCTAGCAATACTGAATTGCAGAAGCTCTGTATCACTCATGCCAAGCAAACCAAGGAACGACACTGGCTGGCAGAGGTCAGCAACATCCCCTTGCAGCAGTCCATCCGAGACCTAGCAGCCGCCTTGAAGAACTTCTTTGAGTCTCGGAAAGGGAAACAGGTTGGATTCCCTCGCTTCAAGAAGAAAACCAACGAGCAGTCCGCGCGGTTCACGAGAGGCGGTTTTGCAATCAAGGGGAAGAAGGTTTACCTCGCCAAGATTGGTGAAGTCAAAACCAAGTGGTCTAGACCATTACCGTCTGAACCCAGTTCAGTCACGGTCATCAAAGACTGCGCTGGACGATATTTTCTCAGCTTTGTGGTTGAGATTGAACCTGTTCACATCGAACCTAAGAACCAAGGGGTCGGCGTGGATTTGGGATTGGAAACGCTCGCCACATTGAGCACGGGTGAAAAGGTGAAAGCGCCCGACACCAGTGCGTTAGACCGCAAAATCCGTAAAGGGAAGCGCAAACTTGCCAGAGCAGTAAAAGGCTCAAAGCGGCGTGAACGGTTACGGATGGCGATTGCTCGTATGGAGTCCAAACAGCGTCATATACGCAAGGACTTCAACCAAAAGCTGGCAACTCGTTTAGTTCGAGACAACAGCGTGGTCGTGCTGGAAGACTTAAATGTCTCTGGCATGATGAAGAATCGGCAGCTGGCAAGAGCGATTCGTCGAGCGGGCTGGCGACAAATCAGAACGATGTGTGAGGCCAAGGGCAAGATGATTGCAGATCGGGAAGTCAGGGTTATCAACCGATGGGAGCCAACTTCTCAGGTCTGCTCTTGTTGTGGGTATCGATGGGGTAAGTTAGACCTCTCGATTCGGTCTGTCGTTTGCCTGAACTGCGGGGCTGAACACGATAGAGATGAGAATGCCAGCAAGAATATTGAGGCGGCAGGACGATGCCGACCTGAATGGGCAAACGCTAAGCAGTGTAAGACCTCCATGGAGGCGGTTGCTTGTTTGCCTACCCATCAGGAGCCAGCCGAGTGCTGGCAGACTGGGAATCCCCGTCCTTGA
- a CDS encoding DEAD/DEAH box helicase: MAVFHGTWLATPTPHFFVWAEEWRSLTQAITPWVSTAVPIYPYASQLKTPPLAKASPSVAYAALPAQIQEHHLLPPPLAEVNGEPLFLWQVPGWVIPASGVLEQLHQLSLQKRESLGIGDDLRYWLHVSRWLLDLIVRGQYLPTAEGWRILLTHGGDRDRFRQFSQLMPHLCRCYQGDAAALRFPPHATDLLADFLQHTLQGYLHTALAALDLPKVGVAKEHSHWLTFLKTGQATELPPPLIERLQRWQEPYREQLDLRPQWRLALQLVPPDTADGDWHLAFGLQAEGEAETMLAAAEIWQCTQESLLYQGQVLWQPQETLLRGLGLASRIYRPLDRSLQEPSPVGLTLQTTEVYAFLQGAIPPLEQQGVAIILPPSLRRNSAQHRLGLKMIATLPPTATSGLSIESLMQFQWQLQLGQHPLSEADFEQLRRQESPLVYLNGEWVLLRPQEIKAAQEFLQSPQKTQLSLADTLRIATGETVTVAKLPILGLDANDALQALLDGLTGKQTLEPVPTPQEFCGELRPYQARGVAWLSFLERWRLGACLADDMGLGKTIQLLAFLLHLKEAGRAYRPTLLICPTSVLGNWLRECQKFAPTLRPYVHHGSDRPKGKALLKNVETHDLILTSYALLQRDRATLQQVSWQHLVLDEAQNIKNANTQQSQAARELSAQFRIALTGTPLENRLLELWSIMDFLHPGYLGNRTYFQHRYVRPIERYGDTTSLSALRTYVQPFILRRLKTDRSIIQDLPEKQEMLVYCGLTLEQMHLYSAVVEDSLAAIENSEGIQRRGNILATLTKLKQICNHPAQYLKQEDYAPDRSGKLQRLIEMLQELQEVGDRALVFTQFAEFGKHLKTYLEQVLQQEVFFLSGSTPKAQRELMVERFQHDPEAPSVFILSLKAGGVGLNLTRANHVFHYDRWWNPAVENQASDRAFRIGQARNVQIHKFVCTGTLEEKIHEQIEQKKALAEMIVGSGEHWLTELNLDQLRQLLTLDKERVITL, translated from the coding sequence ATGGCTGTTTTCCATGGGACGTGGCTGGCAACGCCGACGCCGCACTTTTTTGTATGGGCAGAAGAATGGCGATCGCTCACTCAGGCAATTACGCCTTGGGTCTCGACGGCTGTGCCTATTTATCCCTATGCCAGCCAACTGAAGACACCCCCGCTTGCTAAGGCCAGTCCGAGTGTTGCCTATGCTGCTTTGCCCGCACAGATTCAGGAGCATCACCTGTTACCGCCTCCCCTAGCGGAAGTCAATGGTGAACCACTGTTTCTATGGCAGGTGCCGGGCTGGGTCATTCCTGCCTCAGGGGTTTTAGAGCAGCTGCATCAACTGAGCCTTCAGAAGCGAGAAAGCCTTGGTATTGGCGATGATCTGCGCTATTGGCTGCACGTTAGTCGCTGGCTGCTGGATTTAATTGTGCGCGGCCAATACCTACCGACGGCTGAGGGATGGCGGATTCTGCTCACCCATGGGGGCGATCGCGATCGCTTTCGCCAATTTAGCCAACTGATGCCGCATCTGTGTCGCTGTTATCAAGGGGATGCCGCGGCTCTGCGGTTTCCGCCCCATGCCACTGATCTATTGGCAGATTTTCTCCAGCACACCTTGCAGGGCTATCTCCACACTGCCCTCGCCGCCCTAGACTTACCCAAAGTGGGGGTGGCAAAAGAGCATAGCCACTGGTTAACCTTCCTAAAAACAGGTCAAGCCACAGAACTCCCGCCCCCCCTCATTGAACGGCTCCAGCGTTGGCAAGAACCCTATCGGGAACAGTTGGATCTGCGCCCGCAATGGCGCTTAGCTCTGCAGCTAGTGCCTCCGGACACAGCCGATGGCGACTGGCACTTGGCCTTTGGCTTGCAAGCTGAGGGCGAAGCGGAAACGATGCTCGCTGCCGCAGAGATTTGGCAATGCACTCAAGAGTCTCTCCTCTATCAAGGGCAAGTGCTCTGGCAGCCCCAAGAGACGCTGCTGCGAGGACTGGGCTTGGCCTCACGCATATACCGCCCCCTTGATCGCAGTCTCCAAGAACCCTCCCCTGTTGGTCTAACGCTGCAAACCACGGAAGTTTATGCCTTCTTGCAAGGTGCCATTCCACCCCTTGAGCAGCAGGGGGTTGCGATTATTTTGCCACCGAGTTTGCGCCGCAACAGCGCCCAACATCGCTTGGGTCTGAAGATGATTGCCACATTGCCGCCCACGGCCACCAGCGGCTTGAGTATTGAGAGCTTGATGCAGTTTCAGTGGCAATTACAGTTGGGGCAGCATCCCCTCTCGGAAGCAGATTTTGAGCAACTGCGCCGCCAAGAGAGTCCCCTTGTTTATCTCAATGGTGAGTGGGTGCTGCTGCGTCCCCAAGAGATCAAGGCAGCTCAAGAGTTTCTCCAGTCCCCCCAAAAGACCCAACTCTCCCTTGCGGATACGCTACGCATTGCTACGGGGGAGACAGTGACGGTGGCCAAGTTACCCATTCTTGGTTTAGACGCCAATGATGCGCTTCAGGCACTCCTCGATGGCCTCACGGGTAAACAAACCCTTGAGCCAGTGCCGACACCACAGGAGTTTTGCGGTGAACTGCGCCCCTACCAAGCACGGGGGGTGGCGTGGCTAAGTTTCTTGGAACGCTGGCGGCTGGGAGCCTGCTTAGCCGATGACATGGGGTTGGGGAAAACGATTCAACTATTGGCCTTTTTGCTCCACCTCAAGGAAGCAGGACGGGCCTACCGACCGACGCTCTTGATCTGTCCCACCTCTGTCCTGGGGAACTGGCTGCGGGAGTGCCAAAAGTTTGCACCGACCTTGCGCCCCTATGTGCACCACGGGAGCGATCGCCCCAAGGGCAAGGCATTGTTGAAAAACGTCGAAACTCACGATCTGATTCTCACCAGTTATGCCCTTCTCCAGCGCGATCGCGCCACCTTGCAACAGGTGTCATGGCAGCATCTAGTCCTTGATGAAGCCCAAAACATCAAGAATGCTAACACGCAGCAGTCCCAAGCAGCGCGGGAACTCTCCGCCCAGTTTCGCATTGCCTTGACGGGAACCCCTCTAGAGAATCGCCTGCTGGAACTCTGGTCGATTATGGACTTTCTGCATCCGGGGTACCTCGGCAATCGCACCTACTTTCAGCATCGCTATGTCCGTCCCATTGAACGCTATGGCGACACCACTTCCCTCAGCGCCCTGCGCACCTATGTTCAGCCCTTCATTCTGCGTCGTCTAAAAACTGACCGCAGCATTATCCAAGACCTGCCCGAAAAACAGGAGATGCTGGTCTATTGCGGTCTCACCCTAGAGCAAATGCACCTTTACAGTGCGGTGGTGGAAGACTCCCTTGCTGCCATTGAAAATAGTGAAGGCATCCAGCGGCGGGGCAATATCTTGGCCACCCTAACCAAGCTGAAGCAAATCTGTAACCATCCCGCCCAGTATCTCAAGCAGGAAGACTATGCCCCCGATCGCTCGGGTAAATTGCAACGCCTGATAGAAATGCTGCAAGAGCTTCAGGAAGTGGGCGATCGCGCCCTTGTTTTCACTCAATTTGCTGAGTTTGGCAAACACCTAAAAACCTATCTGGAGCAGGTGCTACAGCAGGAGGTCTTTTTCCTGTCAGGCAGCACGCCTAAAGCCCAGCGCGAATTAATGGTGGAACGGTTTCAGCACGATCCAGAGGCACCTAGTGTCTTTATTCTTTCCCTAAAGGCGGGTGGTGTCGGCCTCAACCTCACCCGTGCCAATCATGTCTTTCACTACGATCGCTGGTGGAACCCTGCCGTTGAAAATCAAGCCAGCGATCGCGCCTTCCGCATTGGGCAAGCCCGCAATGTCCAAATCCACAAATTTGTCTGCACGGGCACCCTTGAAGAGAAGATCCACGAGCAAATCGAACAGAAAAAAGCCCTCGCGGAAATGATTGTGGGCAGTGGTGAACACTGGCTAACCGAACTCAACCTCGATCAACTGCGGCAACTGCTCACCCTCGACAAGGAGCGAGTAATCACGCTCTAG
- a CDS encoding S49 family peptidase: protein MTRSLPPFWPSVFHRCGLIFFGTLTFFFTLGVVGFSATVFFALLGVLLAPASETSPYEHVSGKETSRDRILRIDITGLILGSPQNEEDTFFAPLVGVTYGYEVQQQLAEAAKDKTIKAVFLNISTPGGTIFGSQAIAEGTKAYREATQNPVYAFVEGISASGGVWAMVAADKIYADHGSMIGSIGILGPSIFYYDRPTSLDNGLFLGGVTANSIEERTLSAGRGKDVGNPFRRLTPQEIQVFQAGLEQEYTKFLTSSTVLKDGDSQSASTRLAPDG from the coding sequence ATGACGCGCTCACTTCCCCCCTTTTGGCCAAGTGTGTTTCACCGCTGTGGTCTGATTTTCTTTGGCACGCTGACCTTTTTTTTCACGCTAGGGGTGGTGGGCTTCAGTGCCACCGTCTTCTTTGCCCTTTTAGGAGTTCTCCTGGCACCTGCAAGTGAAACTAGCCCTTATGAACACGTCAGCGGCAAAGAAACGAGTCGCGATCGCATTCTTAGAATTGACATCACAGGACTGATTCTGGGAAGTCCTCAAAACGAGGAGGATACGTTCTTTGCTCCCCTTGTGGGGGTTACCTACGGCTATGAAGTACAGCAGCAGTTGGCGGAGGCTGCCAAGGACAAAACCATTAAGGCTGTTTTTTTAAACATCAGCACACCGGGGGGCACGATCTTTGGCTCACAGGCGATCGCCGAGGGGACCAAAGCCTACCGTGAAGCCACCCAGAACCCTGTCTATGCCTTTGTTGAGGGTATTTCTGCCTCTGGGGGTGTTTGGGCGATGGTGGCCGCAGATAAGATCTATGCTGACCACGGCAGTATGATTGGCAGTATTGGCATTCTGGGGCCTAGCATCTTCTACTACGATCGCCCCACGAGTCTTGACAATGGTCTCTTTCTAGGGGGTGTCACGGCCAATAGTATAGAAGAGCGCACCCTTAGTGCCGGTCGGGGCAAAGACGTGGGCAATCCCTTCCGTCGTCTCACCCCACAGGAAATTCAGGTCTTTCAAGCGGGTTTAGAGCAGGAGTACACCAAGTTTTTGACATCCTCCACCGTCCTCAAGGACGGGGATTCCCAGTCTGCCAGCACTCGGCTGGCTCCTGATGGGTAG
- the pipX gene encoding transcriptional coactivator PipX: MKSSITAEQYLNHPTFGLLYGVCPLDEHRQLFTTLYAQRLFFVVSQRPAGMEFESISRTDARMLIEQRLRSLRRLGKTAEYEALQAIYRQAFM, translated from the coding sequence ATGAAGTCCTCTATTACCGCTGAGCAGTATCTCAATCACCCAACCTTTGGCTTGCTCTATGGGGTATGTCCCCTTGATGAGCATCGGCAGCTCTTTACAACGCTGTATGCCCAACGGCTGTTCTTTGTTGTCAGTCAGCGGCCGGCGGGTATGGAGTTTGAGTCTATTAGTCGAACAGATGCGCGGATGCTCATTGAACAGCGGTTGCGATCGCTACGCCGTCTGGGTAAAACAGCTGAATACGAAGCCCTACAGGCCATTTATCGGCAAGCTTTCATGTAA
- a CDS encoding EAL domain-containing protein encodes MDSSSLPSSAFGSSSLAVCTQRLLHLVRTRIGTDVKHYLAAVLSALPVGVALYDVTGQIVYMNPAGRVLLGVRDPEVTASQICAELRIFYCGSDRPYPKEALPGVQALQGRILPPLEVEVEYGDRRLTVEVQASPIFDPQGQVQFSISTFWDISTRKRSEIEQQVLKNYWQEQANRYYDIVQTQTDFILRSRADTIITFANDAFCRLFNRPATEVIGYPWSEFVLPEDLPPLLEKVAQLSPSAPSFANENRVHHPQQGFRWTQWINLGIFDAEGNLQEIQSVGRDVTALKEQLLREQALNRVIQSIRNSLDLDTIFETAVREVAQLGLGFDAFVVEYLAQQQVWRYVAEYHHDPNFPNRIGFEIPDRDNPFAADLKAGNIVSIADTSEITDPINQEIAAVFPGAWLLIPLIVEDRIWGSLTLFAPQQRHEWSAAEISLARAISTQLEVAIYQATLYQRAQQELAERRRIEAVLRESEERFRLTATNVPGAIFRYIHYPDGRNQVFYLNPMCEQLWGVPAEVVAEDSSVLWNMVHPEDRPAMWESVLESARTLQPWFWQWRICYANGDIRWVEGAGQPEQLPDGAVMWYTLILDVTERYLAETRLKEQQAQLDLAARASNIGFYFCDLRTGTSYVSPTYKTQLGYPPTAEEASPKDWEERLHPQDRDRAIEAYRKFLRGEAEYDIDFRLRHRDGSYRWFHSDAVLIHDEHGQPCKVVGTHIDITDRKATELALRESEERYRLLAENINDIVALYDLQWQCLYVSPSCETLLGIPAERIVGQHFAQLCCDRERSRVIQDLQQMIQQQKFWPITYQACTAQGEILWLETLVKPRYDSQGQLQQLQTTSRDVTSRVRVQMQLHHEAYHDSLTGLPNRLYFMEQLETAITQARMNPNFHYGVLFLDMDRFKVINDSLGHAVGDRILVAFAALLRNLIDQNYTVARFGGDEFVILATGLSEIQGAIALCERIIHRLQIPLIVDDRQIFISSSIGVVFAQNEYQHGLEVLRNADIAMYQAKTHQKGGYALFNCEMYEQVLERLHLEHDLRHALNRHQLRVLYQPFFNLQTQQLAGMEALVRWQHPERGLVSPAQFIPIAEDTGLIVALDQWVLEHACQQFWTWKQQYETATDLVLSVNVSAKTLKHPSFLNHVDVVRQKYPFPKGQLVLELTESMAIELGSDMLSLLQALGDRDIDISIDDFGTGYSCLSYLHSLPIQHLKVDRSFVSQLEQNERNFQITQMILVLTHQLGYRAIAEGIETHEQLQTLRQLGCDYGQGYLFARPMPPEALESLLKAH; translated from the coding sequence ATGGATAGTTCCTCGCTGCCGTCCTCTGCTTTTGGTTCATCGAGTTTGGCGGTCTGTACCCAGAGGCTGCTTCACTTGGTTCGCACAAGGATTGGCACTGATGTCAAGCACTACCTCGCAGCGGTTCTGTCGGCTTTGCCGGTTGGCGTTGCCCTCTATGACGTGACTGGGCAGATTGTTTACATGAATCCCGCTGGCCGAGTACTGTTGGGGGTTCGGGATCCTGAAGTAACGGCTAGCCAAATTTGTGCTGAGCTACGGATTTTCTACTGCGGTAGCGATCGCCCCTATCCCAAGGAGGCACTGCCCGGTGTTCAAGCTCTCCAAGGCCGGATATTGCCCCCGCTCGAGGTGGAGGTAGAGTATGGCGATCGCCGGCTGACGGTGGAAGTGCAAGCTAGTCCGATCTTCGATCCCCAAGGTCAGGTTCAATTTAGTATCAGTACGTTTTGGGATATTAGTACGCGCAAGCGTAGTGAAATCGAACAACAAGTACTCAAAAATTATTGGCAAGAGCAAGCCAACCGTTACTATGACATAGTGCAAACTCAGACAGACTTTATCTTGCGCTCCCGTGCCGACACCATCATTACGTTTGCCAATGATGCCTTTTGTCGCCTCTTCAACCGCCCCGCTACTGAAGTCATTGGTTACCCTTGGTCTGAGTTTGTCCTGCCTGAAGATTTACCTCCCCTGCTTGAGAAAGTCGCTCAACTGAGTCCCAGTGCCCCTTCCTTTGCTAATGAAAATCGAGTGCATCATCCGCAGCAGGGATTTCGTTGGACACAGTGGATTAATTTAGGAATTTTTGATGCTGAGGGCAACCTCCAAGAAATCCAGTCTGTTGGCCGCGATGTTACCGCCCTCAAGGAACAGTTGCTGCGGGAGCAGGCTCTCAACCGCGTTATTCAATCCATTCGCAATTCCCTTGATCTCGACACGATCTTTGAGACAGCGGTGCGGGAAGTGGCACAACTGGGGTTGGGGTTTGATGCCTTTGTCGTGGAGTATTTAGCACAGCAGCAGGTGTGGCGGTATGTGGCAGAGTATCACCACGATCCTAACTTTCCTAACCGCATTGGTTTTGAAATTCCCGATCGCGATAACCCCTTTGCCGCAGACCTCAAAGCAGGCAACATTGTCAGCATTGCCGATACCAGCGAAATTACCGATCCCATCAATCAAGAAATTGCGGCTGTTTTTCCAGGAGCATGGTTACTGATTCCTTTGATAGTGGAGGATCGCATCTGGGGCAGCTTAACTCTCTTTGCCCCCCAACAACGCCATGAGTGGTCAGCGGCAGAAATTTCCCTTGCTCGTGCTATCTCCACGCAACTGGAGGTGGCCATCTACCAAGCCACGCTCTATCAGCGGGCACAGCAGGAACTGGCTGAACGCCGTCGTATTGAAGCTGTCCTACGGGAAAGTGAAGAACGCTTTCGCCTCACCGCCACCAATGTCCCCGGAGCCATTTTCCGCTACATCCACTATCCCGATGGCCGCAATCAGGTCTTTTATCTCAACCCCATGTGTGAGCAGCTTTGGGGGGTGCCTGCTGAGGTTGTCGCTGAAGATAGTTCTGTCCTCTGGAATATGGTGCATCCTGAGGATCGGCCGGCCATGTGGGAGTCGGTGCTTGAGTCTGCACGTACCCTGCAACCTTGGTTTTGGCAATGGCGAATTTGCTATGCCAATGGTGACATCCGCTGGGTTGAAGGTGCGGGTCAGCCAGAACAATTGCCCGATGGAGCAGTAATGTGGTACACCCTCATTCTCGATGTAACCGAGCGGTATTTGGCGGAGACTCGCCTCAAGGAACAACAGGCGCAGTTAGACTTGGCGGCACGTGCTTCGAATATTGGCTTTTATTTTTGCGATCTGCGTACAGGTACCTCCTATGTGTCCCCAACGTACAAAACCCAGTTGGGCTATCCTCCCACTGCCGAAGAAGCCAGTCCCAAGGATTGGGAAGAACGACTGCACCCGCAGGATCGCGATCGCGCCATTGAGGCTTACCGCAAGTTCTTACGAGGCGAGGCAGAGTACGACATTGATTTTCGCTTGCGCCATCGGGATGGCTCGTACCGTTGGTTTCACAGTGATGCAGTGTTGATTCATGATGAGCACGGCCAGCCCTGTAAAGTGGTGGGGACACATATTGACATTACAGACCGCAAAGCCACTGAACTGGCGCTGCGGGAGAGTGAAGAACGCTATCGGCTCTTGGCCGAGAACATCAACGACATTGTTGCTTTATACGACCTCCAGTGGCAGTGTCTTTATGTGAGTCCCTCTTGCGAAACCCTGTTGGGCATCCCTGCTGAACGGATTGTTGGCCAACATTTTGCCCAGCTTTGCTGTGATCGGGAGCGATCGCGCGTGATCCAAGATCTCCAACAGATGATCCAGCAGCAAAAGTTTTGGCCAATTACTTATCAAGCCTGTACTGCGCAAGGGGAGATCCTCTGGCTGGAAACCCTAGTTAAACCCCGCTACGACAGTCAAGGCCAGTTGCAGCAATTGCAGACCACTTCCCGCGATGTCACCAGCCGAGTACGGGTGCAGATGCAGCTTCACCACGAGGCCTACCACGATTCATTGACAGGGTTGCCCAACCGTCTCTACTTCATGGAGCAGTTGGAAACGGCGATTACCCAAGCTCGGATGAATCCCAATTTTCACTATGGGGTGCTGTTTTTAGATATGGATCGCTTTAAGGTTATTAACGATAGCTTGGGTCATGCCGTGGGCGATCGCATCCTCGTGGCCTTTGCTGCTCTGTTGCGCAATCTGATTGACCAAAACTACACAGTGGCGCGCTTTGGTGGTGATGAATTTGTGATCTTAGCAACTGGCCTATCGGAAATTCAAGGGGCGATCGCCCTGTGTGAACGCATTATTCATCGCCTGCAAATCCCCCTCATTGTGGATGATCGGCAGATCTTTATCAGCAGCAGTATTGGTGTGGTCTTTGCTCAAAATGAGTATCAGCATGGTCTTGAAGTCCTGCGCAATGCCGACATTGCCATGTATCAGGCCAAGACGCACCAAAAAGGGGGTTATGCCCTCTTTAACTGCGAGATGTACGAACAGGTTTTAGAGCGCCTCCACCTTGAGCATGATCTGCGCCATGCCTTAAATCGCCACCAGCTACGGGTGCTGTATCAACCCTTCTTTAATTTGCAGACTCAACAACTGGCAGGAATGGAGGCGCTGGTGCGCTGGCAGCATCCTGAGCGGGGCTTAGTGTCACCGGCACAGTTTATTCCGATTGCTGAGGATACGGGGTTGATTGTGGCACTGGATCAGTGGGTACTAGAGCACGCCTGTCAGCAGTTCTGGACTTGGAAACAGCAGTATGAAACAGCCACTGATTTAGTTCTCAGCGTCAATGTTTCTGCCAAGACGCTCAAGCATCCCAGTTTCCTCAACCATGTTGATGTTGTTCGGCAGAAGTATCCCTTCCCTAAAGGACAGTTGGTGCTCGAACTCACAGAAAGCATGGCGATTGAATTGGGAAGTGACATGCTGAGTCTGCTGCAAGCCTTGGGCGATCGCGATATTGACATCAGTATTGATGACTTTGGCACGGGGTATTCCTGCCTCAGTTATCTCCATAGCCTGCCGATTCAACACCTGAAAGTGGATCGTTCCTTTGTCAGTCAATTGGAACAAAATGAGCGTAACTTTCAAATTACCCAGATGATTTTGGTTCTTACCCATCAGTTGGGCTATCGTGCCATTGCTGAGGGCATTGAAACCCATGAGCAACTGCAAACGTTACGGCAATTGGGCTGTGACTATGGCCAAGGGTATCTCTTTGCGCGACCCATGCCTCCTGAAGCGCTCGAATCCCTCTTAAAAGCCCACTAA